CAGAATGCTTACGCCGCGATTCTTTTAATTCCCTAAATTTTCAACCCCATGAATCAAAAAATTATTTTTACACTGGTAATTTTACTATCGCTAGCTTCATTTAGTGTAAATGCTCAGGAGCGAGAAATAGCAAACGGAACCAAGCAATTTAACAGGTATGCTTTTGTAGACTCTCAAAAAATATTTTGAAAGTTGCTGAAGCAGGTTATGAGTCAGCAGAACTTTTCAGTAAGCTGGGTGATGCATTTTATTATAATGCAGATTATACAGAAGCAGAAATGTGGTATCAGAAATTAGTGGAAAAATATCCTGCTGATGTTACTCCAGACCAGTACTTTAGATACGCCCAAACCTTGAGAGCCATAAAAGAGTATGATAAATCTCTTGAGATGATTAAGCGCTACAAAGAGCTTATGAGCACTGAAGGTACAGACTACTATAATGGTACAACTGCAGAAGTTCGTACAGGTTATGTAAATGGCACCTATGAAATTCAACGACTTAATGTAAATACCGTAGGCTATTCAGATTTGCACCTTCATTTTACGG
This is a stretch of genomic DNA from Leeuwenhoekiella sp. MAR_2009_132. It encodes these proteins:
- a CDS encoding tetratricopeptide repeat protein, whose amino-acid sequence is MKVAEAGYESAELFSKLGDAFYYNADYTEAEMWYQKLVEKYPADVTPDQYFRYAQTLRAIKEYDKSLEMIKRYKELMSTEGTDYYNGTTAEVRTGYVNGTYEIQRLNVNTVGYSDLHLHFTVSN